The Terriglobus roseus region CTGGAGGTGAGTGATGAAGCTGAATCCCGTAGGAAGTACATCGTTGCTGGCTATAGTTGTCGGCGCTGGGTTGTTTTCCGGTTTCTCTTCGCGACCTGTTCTTGCACAGACATTGACTGTAACGCCAAAGCCGGTGACCGTGGAATGGGTGTACCGGGTCAAGTACGGCTACAAGGACGAGTGGTGGGCACTGTTCAAGAAGAACCAGATTTCGGTTCTAGAGCGGCAAAAACAGCTTGGCTATGTCAAGGAGTACACGGTTTATGCTCCGAGCCTGCATACCAGCGAAGACTCGCGCTGGGATTACCGCATCGTCATCGTCAGGGCGTCAGCAGACGCTCCGCAGGGACTGTCCGAGGGAGAGATCGCAAAGCAGTTATTCCCTGACCAGACGACTTATAAACGAGAAGAGAATCGTCGTTGGGAACTAACAACTAATCACTGGGATCTTCCGATTCATGTTGTGAATCTCTCGGCGCAGTAAGGTCCACAACAAAGGGCTCCGTATATCAACGGAGCCCTTTGTTCTAACGACGTCCGATTGCGTTCTTCTCAAACTCACTGGTCGATGGCAAACGAAGCGGCTTGGTTCGCGGATACCAGTATGCTGCGTGGCATGCTTCGCATGCGGCGTCTAAGGCTGCGCCTGCGGCCAACACTCCCTGGGCGTCACGACTACGTGCCGCGATAAGAGCCGCGTTCGACGCCTCTTCCAAGCGCATCGCTGCGGCTTTGAACTTAGCGGGATCCGCATCGATGTCAACACGAATTTGCACTGCGGTGCGTGTACCCGGTGTATCGGCGTCGGCTAGTTTGCTATGCGCATTTTCACCGACTGGGAGCTTTGGTGTCTGGAGGCGTTTGGATCCCGCAATCAAGCCCTGCGCGTAACCCGCGACCTTTTGCCACTCTGCGTCGTTCTTCGGGGCTTTAACTTGTATCCCCATTGCTGTTTGCGATGTGCCAATCGATTCCCACAGTGCATCCGCTGAAGGGTCGACTAGAAGATCCATCGTTTGTTGAATGCTTCCAAGCTTCACTGCTGTCGAAGGGACTGATGGCGTTTGGCGGTTCGCAGCAATCGCGGCCATGCCAATGGAAAGGACAGCACTGGCGGACGCGATGCGAAGGTAGGTTGCATTGACAGGCATAACAAAGCTCCTTGTGGTGTTTAGAACGAGAGACGTGTTGCGATTTGCAACAAGCGAGGTGACGCGGCACTTACAATCTGTCCGAAGTTTGGATCGCCCATCTGGCCATTCACGGATGCCGGACCGTAGAACTGCGCGTGGTTGAACACGTTGAATGCCTCCAGACGGAGAGCGAGAGAACGAGTGTCTCCGAAGTGGGTGATTTTCTCTAAGGCCATATCGAAGTTCTCGATGCCGGGACCGTAAAACATCCGTCGTTTCGAATTCCCAAGTTGGCCGAGCGTCTCCTCCTGGAACAGGGCGGTGTTGAAGGCTGGTAGTCCGTTGCGACCATTCGTGTTGATCTTCAATGGCCCGGGTGTCATTTGAGGCGTATCCAGCAGGTAGTTGTTAGCGCCGTTGCCAAGTGTGCCAAGCAGGGAGTTGTCGGAGTTGTCGTACAACGTGATGGGGAACCCCGTGGCAAATCGTGCAGTGCCAGAAAGGCTCCAGCCACGAGTCAGTTGATTGCGGAAGGCGTCGACAAAGGGAAGAGCCCACGTATAAGTCGCAACGAAACTATGGCGTTGATCCCATGCAGAAATAGCGCGGCTATGGCGAGTATCGATCGGGTTAAGCTGTTCTCCCAGATTTGATCCCTGATCAATTGACTTCGCGTATGCATAGCTCACGAGAATCTGTGAGCCATTGCGTTTGTAGCGAAGCGTCGACTCCAGTGCGTTGTAGTTTGAATTTGCGATCGAACTGTCGGAAGTATTTTCTCCATAATTTGGACCTTGCCCTACACGTGTTCCCTGAACAACTTCTCCGTGGCTGTTGCTATAGGCTGCGTCCTCACCAAATGGACCGCAGCCCGGCAGGCTCAGGCATAAGGCGGGATCACCGGGATTAGCCGATACCAGGGCGAGAATGTGGTGGCCTTGATTGCCGACGTAGCTCATGGTGAGTAGTGCGTTTGGTGTGAGTTGTCTCTGTAGGGAAAGCATGTAGCTTTCAACGTAGGCGGCGCGGTTGTTGTGATCAAAGAACGGATCGCCAGCGATGGGAACAAAGTTCGACCAGTCCACGGATGTGTCTGGGTTCGAAGTCGATACCGAATGGCTGGGGAACGGGAAGGGAAATCTCTGTCCGTTATCTACGCCTGAAGCGGCGGTTATGAAAGGCGTGGCGAGTAACGGAGGCGCGGGGCTTAGATAGTTATAGCCAAACGGCGGGACGGCATACATGATTCCCGCGGATAACCCAGGAAAGGCGGTGTAGAACATACCAAAGCTCGCTCGGATGCTGCTTTCTCCTGGACCTCCAAGGAGGGTACGCAACAACCCTTGCTCTGCTGACGGTGAGTAGGCAATACCAACTCGTGGAGCGAAGTTGCGGTAACCTACGGGAGCAATCGTGTGCGGTACTCCTGGATCGCCCGCAACTACCATGCCTTCCGGAGCTCCGGGGAACAACTTCGATTGGGTGCCAGCGATATAGGTCTGGAGTTGGTTGTACTTCTCCCACCATGGAAAGATCACATCCCAGCGGAGTCCGGCGTTGATCGTGAGATCTCTGCGCGCACGCCAATTGTCCTGCACGTATAGACCGACATAACGATTCCTAAGATAGAACGGCTGTCCGGACGATTGCGTAAAGTTGCTCGCGACTCCCAATAGAAAGTCAGCGTACGCGGAACCTGTCTCGGTACCGTTGATATTGAACGTCCCATTGAATGTTGCGTTGGGGTGTTCGTTTACCTGGTCCGCATGGAACTGTCCACCGAACTTCAGCGTGTGTGCGCCCATGACATGCGACACGCCGTCACCGATGTAGTACGTGTTATTAGCCTGAGTGAGATTTGTGATTGGAACGCCCATCACAAAGGTTGGGAAGGTGATGTTCTCAATACCCTCAAATGGCGGTGCCTGAACGGAGATTCCCGGCGTGTTCGATCCTGTAACAAACCCTTGAGATG contains the following coding sequences:
- a CDS encoding TonB-dependent receptor — encoded protein: MARLEQALYYRKILGALCPVSFVLFIPTIHAGNGGSIAGTITNGSGASIAGAHLTLLNTAQHISWKTVSTKQGLYAFPSLPVGQYELSIESTGFSSQKRTAIAIDTDAAVRVDVSLGIAQRTDTVSVTANTENQVETSATHLGEVVSAAQMTSVPLNGRSYTDLLAIQPGVAPVSTLLPSSVIMAGVTGSLDPSGDLNPGNLSINGQRESANGFLVNGIDVQEHMNGGTSVIPNLDSIEEFRVLTTNFDAEYGNYNGGMITVVSKSGSSQFHGEAFEFFRNTVLDARGYFDPSRSVYRQNQFGGAGGGPIKCDQLFFFADYQGTRTTQGISTGNISVPSAAQRSGNFLEGNQNALTGNVSGPYLASLLSQQLGRTVATGEPYSSVFLDGVIPQSAWSTPAKNLLQYIPSPNSGTNQFSTAAYSQSVRDTKGAFRLDGNNRWGQFTGYYFIDDYHLDNPYPGSVAGASIPGFNALTIGRAQVFTFGHTKVLGISTVNEFHLGFLRNANIIGEPQGGLGVSLASQGFVTGSNTPGISVQAPPFEGIENITFPTFVMGVPITNLTQANNTYYIGDGVSHVMGAHTLKFGGQFHADQVNEHPNATFNGTFNINGTETGSAYADFLLGVASNFTQSSGQPFYLRNRYVGLYVQDNWRARRDLTINAGLRWDVIFPWWEKYNQLQTYIAGTQSKLFPGAPEGMVVAGDPGVPHTIAPVGYRNFAPRVGIAYSPSAEQGLLRTLLGGPGESSIRASFGMFYTAFPGLSAGIMYAVPPFGYNYLSPAPPLLATPFITAASGVDNGQRFPFPFPSHSVSTSNPDTSVDWSNFVPIAGDPFFDHNNRAAYVESYMLSLQRQLTPNALLTMSYVGNQGHHILALVSANPGDPALCLSLPGCGPFGEDAAYSNSHGEVVQGTRVGQGPNYGENTSDSSIANSNYNALESTLRYKRNGSQILVSYAYAKSIDQGSNLGEQLNPIDTRHSRAISAWDQRHSFVATYTWALPFVDAFRNQLTRGWSLSGTARFATGFPITLYDNSDNSLLGTLGNGANNYLLDTPQMTPGPLKINTNGRNGLPAFNTALFQEETLGQLGNSKRRMFYGPGIENFDMALEKITHFGDTRSLALRLEAFNVFNHAQFYGPASVNGQMGDPNFGQIVSAASPRLLQIATRLSF
- a CDS encoding cytochrome c, giving the protein MPVNATYLRIASASAVLSIGMAAIAANRQTPSVPSTAVKLGSIQQTMDLLVDPSADALWESIGTSQTAMGIQVKAPKNDAEWQKVAGYAQGLIAGSKRLQTPKLPVGENAHSKLADADTPGTRTAVQIRVDIDADPAKFKAAAMRLEEASNAALIAARSRDAQGVLAAGAALDAACEACHAAYWYPRTKPLRLPSTSEFEKNAIGRR